The Streptomyces sp. NL15-2K genome contains a region encoding:
- a CDS encoding SigE family RNA polymerase sigma factor, whose product MGTVVDDAASVEFHAFFERHYAELSRLAHLLTGEADAADDLAADALLALWHRWDRVRDADHPVAYARGVVANLARTRIRSAVRERRRVALFWSQREEQAENPDVAGVVDVQEALRRLPFRKRACVVLRHAFDLSEKDTALALGVSVGTVKSQTSKAMAELQRSLGTQAAPHKVHAAMARTGDAGRDR is encoded by the coding sequence GTGGGCACAGTCGTCGACGACGCCGCCTCCGTGGAATTCCACGCCTTCTTCGAGCGTCACTACGCCGAACTGTCCCGCCTCGCCCATCTGCTGACCGGCGAGGCGGACGCCGCCGACGATCTGGCTGCGGACGCGCTGCTGGCCCTGTGGCACCGCTGGGACCGGGTGCGCGATGCCGACCATCCGGTGGCGTACGCGCGGGGGGTCGTGGCCAATCTGGCCCGCACCCGGATCCGCAGCGCGGTCCGCGAACGGCGGCGCGTGGCGCTGTTCTGGTCGCAGCGCGAGGAGCAGGCCGAGAACCCGGACGTGGCGGGGGTCGTCGACGTCCAGGAGGCGTTGCGTAGACTCCCGTTCCGCAAACGCGCCTGCGTGGTCCTGCGGCACGCCTTCGACCTCTCGGAAAAGGACACCGCGCTCGCCCTGGGCGTCTCGGTCGGTACGGTGAAGAGCCAGACCTCCAAGGCGATGGCCGAACTGCAGCGTTCGCTCGGGACGCAGGCAGCTCCGCACAAGGTGCACGCGGCGATGGCGCGCACCGGCGACGCCGGAAGGGACCGATGA
- a CDS encoding penicillin-binding transpeptidase domain-containing protein, giving the protein MNKTIRRASVFTLLLVFALLIRATWVQFYDGTALADNKNNRRNAIELYSEPLGNIVVGGKSVTGSARTTSGDLKYKRTYTDGSLYAAVTGYSSQVYGATQLEGIYQDLLDGTDNRLKTVLDTVTNKRADPGDVITTIDPATQKAAYDALGDKQGAAVAIDPATGKILAVVSTPSYDPSTISTGDTDAWSKLTKDPDKPMTNRALRQPLPPGSTFKLVVAAAALEDGLYSSVDVRTDSPNPYPLPQSTDKLTNENPSAPCANASIRVALEYSCNNVFGKMAVDLGQDKVRAMAEKFGFNDATQDVPVRAYESMYPKDMDQAQTALTGIGQFDVTATPLQMAMVSAAIANGGKLVSPHMVSQITDSGGDVLENYDDNTSTKEIVSSSTAEQLQSAMQTVVEKGTGTNARISGVTVGGKTGTAQHGENNSETPYAWFTSYGKSDATGKEVAVAVIVEQSNAARSEVSGNGLAAPVAKAVMEAALN; this is encoded by the coding sequence ATGAACAAGACGATCAGGCGCGCTTCCGTCTTCACGCTGCTGCTGGTGTTCGCTCTGCTGATCAGGGCGACCTGGGTGCAGTTCTACGACGGCACAGCGCTCGCGGACAACAAGAACAACCGGCGCAACGCGATCGAGCTGTACAGCGAGCCGCTCGGCAACATCGTCGTGGGCGGAAAGTCCGTCACCGGCTCGGCGCGCACGACGAGCGGCGACCTGAAGTACAAGCGGACGTACACGGACGGCAGTCTGTACGCGGCCGTCACCGGCTACAGCTCGCAGGTGTACGGCGCGACCCAACTGGAGGGCATCTATCAGGACCTGCTCGACGGGACGGACAACCGTCTGAAGACTGTGCTGGACACGGTCACGAACAAGCGTGCCGACCCGGGTGATGTGATCACGACGATCGACCCGGCCACGCAGAAGGCGGCGTACGACGCGCTCGGCGACAAGCAGGGAGCCGCCGTCGCGATCGACCCGGCCACCGGCAAGATCCTCGCGGTCGTCTCCACGCCGTCGTACGACCCGTCGACGATCAGCACGGGCGACACCGACGCCTGGTCGAAGCTGACCAAGGACCCCGACAAGCCGATGACGAACCGCGCGCTGCGCCAGCCGCTGCCGCCGGGCTCGACGTTCAAGCTGGTCGTCGCGGCGGCCGCGCTGGAGGACGGGCTGTACTCGTCGGTGGACGTAAGGACGGACAGCCCGAACCCGTATCCGCTGCCGCAGTCGACCGACAAGCTGACGAACGAGAACCCGTCGGCCCCCTGCGCGAACGCCTCGATCCGGGTGGCCCTGGAGTACTCCTGCAACAACGTCTTCGGGAAGATGGCCGTCGACCTGGGCCAGGACAAGGTCCGGGCGATGGCGGAGAAGTTCGGCTTCAACGACGCGACGCAGGACGTGCCGGTGCGGGCGTACGAGAGCATGTACCCGAAGGACATGGACCAGGCGCAGACGGCCCTGACGGGCATCGGCCAGTTCGACGTGACGGCGACCCCGTTGCAGATGGCCATGGTGTCGGCCGCCATAGCCAACGGCGGCAAGCTGGTCTCACCGCACATGGTGTCGCAGATCACCGACAGCGGCGGTGACGTCCTGGAGAACTACGACGACAACACCTCGACGAAGGAGATCGTCAGCTCCTCGACGGCCGAGCAACTGCAGTCGGCGATGCAGACGGTGGTCGAGAAGGGCACCGGCACGAACGCGCGGATCTCCGGCGTGACGGTGGGCGGAAAGACCGGTACGGCCCAGCACGGCGAGAACAACAGCGAGACGCCGTACGCCTGGTTCACGTCGTACGGCAAGTCCGACGCGACCGGCAAGGAGGTCGCCGTGGCGGTGATCGTGGAGCAGTCGAACGCGGCCCGGTCGGAAGTCAGCGGCAACGGGCTGGCGGCACCGGTGGCCAAGGCCGTGATGGAAGCGGCGTTGAACTAG
- a CDS encoding NCS2 family permease, producing the protein MSESQKVAGRASAPPPAANSVDRFFKISARGSTFGREIRGGFATFFTMAYILVLNPIILGSAKDKFGHQLDAVQLTTATALVAAVMTVIMGVGGNLPLALAAGLGLNAVVAFQIAPQMSWDDAMGLVVLEGLLICVLVVTGLREAVMHAIPQPLKQAISVGIGLFIAFIGFVDAGFVTRIPDVVNTTVPVQLGGTGTLVGWPILVFCLGVLLTIGLLARKVKGAILISIVTMTILAMIINSIADIKAWGLTTPEWPDKVVDTPDFGLIGHFSLFGAFDAPGVGVVTVVLLIFTLILSDFFDTMGTVVGISAEAGLLDEEGKVPNLGRVLLIDGAAAVAGGAASSSSATSYIESAAGVGEGSRTGFSNLVTGGLFALALFLTPLLTIVPLQAAAPALVAVGFLMMTQVKHIDWDKYEIAIPAFLTIAVMPFTYSITNGIGAGFLAYVVIKTVLGKAKEIHWLLWGTSALFLVYFAIDPIEQILGAK; encoded by the coding sequence ATGTCCGAATCGCAGAAGGTGGCCGGCCGGGCAAGTGCCCCGCCACCGGCGGCGAACAGCGTCGACCGGTTCTTCAAGATCTCCGCGCGGGGATCCACCTTCGGCCGTGAGATACGCGGCGGCTTCGCCACCTTCTTCACGATGGCCTACATCCTTGTCCTGAATCCCATCATCCTCGGCAGCGCGAAGGACAAGTTCGGTCACCAGCTGGACGCCGTCCAACTGACCACCGCCACCGCTCTGGTGGCCGCCGTCATGACCGTCATCATGGGCGTGGGCGGCAACCTGCCCCTCGCGCTCGCCGCCGGCCTCGGACTGAACGCGGTCGTCGCCTTCCAGATCGCCCCGCAGATGAGCTGGGACGACGCGATGGGCCTGGTCGTCCTCGAAGGCCTGCTGATCTGCGTGTTGGTGGTGACCGGACTGCGCGAGGCCGTCATGCACGCCATCCCGCAGCCCCTCAAGCAGGCGATCAGCGTCGGCATCGGCCTGTTCATCGCCTTCATCGGGTTCGTCGACGCCGGCTTCGTCACCCGGATCCCGGACGTCGTGAACACCACCGTCCCGGTCCAGCTCGGCGGCACCGGCACCCTCGTCGGGTGGCCGATTCTCGTCTTCTGCCTCGGCGTTCTGCTGACGATCGGACTGCTCGCCCGCAAGGTCAAGGGCGCCATCCTGATCAGCATCGTGACCATGACGATCCTCGCGATGATCATCAACTCGATCGCCGACATCAAGGCCTGGGGCCTGACCACGCCGGAGTGGCCCGACAAGGTGGTCGACACCCCCGACTTCGGGCTCATCGGTCACTTCAGCCTGTTCGGCGCCTTCGACGCACCCGGCGTCGGCGTCGTCACCGTCGTCCTGCTCATCTTCACGCTGATCCTGTCCGACTTCTTCGACACCATGGGCACGGTCGTCGGCATCAGTGCGGAGGCCGGACTCCTCGACGAGGAGGGCAAGGTTCCCAACCTCGGCCGGGTGCTGCTCATCGACGGTGCCGCGGCGGTCGCGGGCGGCGCGGCCTCGTCCTCCTCCGCCACCTCCTACATCGAGTCGGCGGCGGGCGTGGGGGAGGGCTCGCGCACGGGCTTCTCCAACCTGGTCACGGGTGGCCTCTTCGCCCTCGCCCTGTTCCTGACCCCGCTGCTCACCATCGTCCCGCTCCAGGCGGCCGCCCCCGCCCTGGTCGCGGTCGGCTTCCTGATGATGACCCAGGTCAAGCACATCGACTGGGACAAGTACGAGATCGCCATCCCGGCGTTCCTCACCATCGCCGTGATGCCGTTCACGTACTCCATCACCAACGGCATCGGCGCCGGCTTCCTCGCCTACGTGGTGATCAAGACGGTCCTCGGCAAGGCCAAGGAGATCCACTGGCTGCTGTGGGGGACCTCGGCGCTGTTCCTGGTGTACTTCGCGATCGACCCGATCGAGCAGATCCTGGGCGCCAAGTGA
- a CDS encoding pectate lyase, producing MTARAEQRVRHRRRVTRRRAVIAGASALGITGAAIVTTTMLSSAGAASSWPAAKGSKAVSSTIKVSRTYDGKLQKFYGAGELGGSGQEEGQDPVFELADGALLKNVIIGTPGADGVHCKGSCTLQNVWWLDVGEDAASFKGKSSSAVYKVIGGGAKNGADKVLQFNGAGKLTVTGFQVHNSGKLVRSCGNCKTQYKRTIELSDIDVTAPLKAIVGVNANYGDTATLSKIRIHGDSKKKTKTCVRFQGNNSGKEPTELGTSPDGKTCKFKSSDISYS from the coding sequence ATGACTGCACGAGCAGAACAGCGCGTCCGCCATCGCCGCCGGGTCACCAGGCGGCGAGCCGTGATCGCCGGAGCCTCCGCTCTCGGCATCACCGGAGCGGCGATCGTCACCACGACGATGCTGTCCTCCGCGGGCGCGGCCTCATCGTGGCCGGCCGCCAAGGGCAGCAAGGCCGTCTCGTCGACGATCAAGGTGTCCCGCACGTACGACGGCAAGCTCCAGAAGTTCTACGGCGCCGGCGAGTTAGGCGGCAGCGGCCAGGAGGAGGGCCAGGACCCGGTCTTCGAGCTGGCCGACGGCGCGTTACTCAAGAACGTGATCATCGGCACCCCGGGCGCGGACGGCGTCCACTGCAAGGGCAGCTGCACGCTGCAGAACGTGTGGTGGCTGGACGTCGGCGAGGACGCCGCCAGCTTCAAGGGCAAGTCGTCGTCGGCCGTGTACAAGGTCATCGGCGGTGGCGCGAAGAACGGTGCCGACAAGGTGCTCCAGTTCAACGGCGCCGGCAAGCTGACCGTGACCGGCTTCCAGGTCCACAACTCGGGCAAGCTGGTCCGCTCCTGCGGCAACTGCAAGACGCAGTACAAGCGCACGATCGAGCTGAGCGACATCGACGTGACGGCGCCGCTGAAGGCGATCGTCGGTGTCAACGCCAACTACGGGGACACCGCCACGCTGTCCAAGATCCGTATCCACGGCGACAGCAAGAAGAAGACCAAGACCTGCGTCCGTTTCCAGGGCAACAACTCCGGCAAGGAGCCCACCGAGCTGGGCACCAGCCCCGACGGCAAGACCTGCAAGTTCAAGAGCTCCGACATCAGCTACAGCTGA